One genomic segment of Deltaproteobacteria bacterium includes these proteins:
- a CDS encoding NUDIX hydrolase, producing MEEYKYCPICGNILKVGIFNGKERKYCPYCAFINYKNPLPSVGAIAVKEDKVLLIKRGVEPGKGIWAPPSGFVELGETPEKAVLRELKEETGMSGEVERLLGVYRESAKIYGDILVIMYLVELNGGTPIAGDDAQDVKFFDITKLPDLRFNSFKSAIEEI from the coding sequence ATGGAAGAATATAAGTATTGTCCAATTTGCGGGAATATTCTTAAAGTAGGAATTTTTAATGGTAAGGAGAGGAAATATTGTCCCTATTGTGCTTTTATTAACTATAAAAATCCCTTGCCTTCTGTTGGTGCCATTGCTGTAAAAGAAGATAAAGTTTTATTGATCAAAAGAGGAGTTGAGCCAGGAAAAGGAATTTGGGCGCCTCCCTCTGGTTTTGTGGAGCTGGGGGAAACTCCGGAAAAAGCTGTTTTAAGAGAACTGAAGGAAGAAACTGGTATGTCTGGAGAAGTAGAAAGGTTGCTCGGAGTATATAGGGAAAGTGCAAAAATCTATGGAGATATATTAGTTATCATGTATCTTGTTGAATTGAATGGTGGAACGCCAATTGCTGGAGATGACGCTCAGGATGTAAAATTCTTTGATATAACTAAATTACCCGATCTGCGTTTCAATTCTTTTAAAAGTGCAATAGAGGAAATTTAA
- a CDS encoding thioredoxin domain-containing protein, whose amino-acid sequence MTQIIDLKRHFLKFCLVLAILMLPVLVYAASPKEAVNSIFEKQIKQYSARGIEVKVKDEGKISGLQGFHLVTITLKKDKQQKIMPFASNGDMVITSAIQVEGKNHYPILSAALAEKNKISVSVKNAVIVHKANNSKFNIVMYLDFECPYCRISRDGVLSLVKEEKWPVDVYIKPVLIHTTEKNRFLTEMFIAMSHFRQDISSLLFLNANRKKEEIVGKIKDYCKKNKIDYAKLVKIAQSKKTKNIIEANEKEMLKTLHSNGTPTFVVDSYIVRGASFGLLRHFVEKAAR is encoded by the coding sequence ATGACACAAATCATAGATTTGAAGCGACATTTTTTAAAATTTTGTTTGGTGTTAGCAATACTTATGTTGCCAGTTTTGGTTTATGCAGCTTCGCCCAAAGAGGCGGTTAACTCTATTTTTGAAAAGCAAATAAAACAATATTCTGCAAGAGGAATAGAGGTAAAAGTAAAAGATGAAGGCAAAATATCTGGACTTCAGGGATTTCATCTAGTAACCATTACTTTAAAGAAGGATAAACAACAAAAGATCATGCCTTTTGCTTCTAACGGAGATATGGTTATTACCAGTGCGATTCAAGTTGAGGGGAAAAATCATTATCCCATTCTTTCTGCTGCCCTTGCTGAAAAAAACAAAATTAGTGTGTCTGTCAAAAATGCTGTAATAGTTCACAAGGCAAACAATTCTAAATTTAATATTGTTATGTATCTTGATTTTGAGTGTCCTTATTGCAGGATAAGCCGAGATGGGGTTTTAAGCCTGGTCAAAGAAGAAAAATGGCCTGTAGATGTTTATATAAAACCGGTTCTAATTCATACCACTGAAAAAAACCGTTTTCTAACTGAGATGTTCATTGCCATGTCTCATTTTAGACAGGACATTTCTTCTCTGCTTTTCTTAAACGCCAATCGAAAAAAAGAAGAAATAGTAGGAAAAATAAAGGATTATTGTAAAAAGAATAAGATTGATTATGCAAAGTTGGTTAAAATAGCACAGAGCAAGAAAACCAAAAATATCATAGAAGCAAACGAAAAGGAAATGCTTAAAACACTGCATTCCAACGGCACCCCGACATTTGTTGTAGATTCTTATATAGTAAGAGGTGCAAGTTTTGGCTTATTGCGGCATTTTGTTGAAAAAGCTGCAAGATAA